The Hymenobacter sp. GOD-10R genome includes a window with the following:
- a CDS encoding prolyl oligopeptidase family serine peptidase — MRNFSLALLALTTLTASCRSAASEAERETSAAGTRSTFSARRNGTDLPRFTVQYPQAHKVDVVDDYFGTPVADPYRWLEDPDSPETKAWVEAENKVTFGYLEKIPFRNQIRDRLTKIWNYERYSVPQQEGNQLYFSKNDGLQNQAVLYVQPTTEGAQPEVLLDPNKFSADGTTALAGTYFSNDHRYLAYATSGGGSDWHQLKVLDLKTRQPLKDELNWVKVSGASWYKDGFFYSRYDAPKKGEHSLAGKNEFHKVYYHKLGTPQSADKLVYEDKKMPLGFRMAGATEDERFLILYLTDGKNDGNRLSVRDLTDPKQEGKFTSLITSYAHNNSIVGNVGGQLLVMTNYKAPRYRLVAIDPKKPQEKNWKTILPESENTLEGVSQVGGKLIANYLKDASSLVKVYDEKGKFLHDVALPAIGTAAGFGGRHDAKTVYYAFTSFTYPTTIYKYDPASNTSTVFRAPKVDVNPEDYITNQVFFASKDGTKIPMFIVRKKGVKLNGQNPTYLYAYGGFNVSLTPGFSVARMLWLENGGILAIPNLRGGGEYGEEWHKAGMTPHKQNVFDDFIAAAEYLTVQEYTNPNRLAIAGGSNGGLLVGAIMTQRPDLAHVAFPAVGVMDMLRYQKFTIGWNWAPEYGTSDNYNQFQNLYRFSPLHNLKAGTTYPATMITTADHDDRVVPAHSFKFAATLQEKNAGPYPQLIRVDVNAGHGAGKSTALQIQEWADVWAFAYYNMGLTPYEK, encoded by the coding sequence ATGCGCAACTTCTCACTTGCTTTATTAGCACTAACGACACTAACAGCTTCTTGTCGTTCGGCTGCTTCTGAAGCCGAACGTGAAACCAGTGCTGCTGGCACCCGTTCTACTTTCTCGGCTCGCCGCAACGGCACCGACTTACCCCGTTTTACCGTGCAATACCCACAAGCTCATAAAGTTGATGTAGTCGACGACTACTTTGGTACTCCCGTCGCTGACCCGTACCGCTGGCTCGAAGACCCCGATTCGCCCGAAACCAAAGCGTGGGTGGAAGCTGAAAATAAGGTGACCTTCGGCTACCTAGAAAAGATTCCGTTCCGGAATCAGATTCGCGACCGGCTCACCAAGATCTGGAACTACGAGCGATACAGTGTGCCGCAGCAGGAAGGCAACCAGCTGTACTTCTCCAAAAACGACGGCCTACAAAACCAAGCCGTGCTGTACGTGCAGCCCACTACCGAAGGCGCCCAACCCGAAGTGCTGCTTGATCCCAACAAGTTTTCGGCCGACGGTACCACGGCGCTAGCGGGTACCTACTTCTCCAACGACCACCGCTACCTAGCTTACGCCACGAGTGGCGGCGGTTCCGATTGGCACCAGCTTAAAGTGCTCGACCTCAAAACGCGTCAGCCGCTAAAAGACGAGCTAAACTGGGTGAAAGTATCGGGGGCCTCGTGGTACAAAGACGGCTTTTTCTACAGCCGCTATGATGCGCCGAAGAAGGGCGAACACAGCCTAGCTGGCAAGAACGAGTTCCACAAAGTATACTACCACAAGCTAGGTACGCCCCAGAGTGCCGACAAGCTGGTGTACGAAGACAAGAAGATGCCGCTTGGCTTCCGCATGGCGGGTGCCACCGAAGACGAGCGTTTCTTGATCCTCTACCTTACCGACGGCAAGAACGATGGCAACCGCCTCTCCGTGCGCGACCTGACCGACCCCAAGCAGGAAGGCAAGTTCACGTCGTTGATTACCAGCTACGCGCACAACAACTCGATAGTTGGCAACGTGGGTGGGCAGCTTTTGGTGATGACCAACTACAAAGCACCGCGCTACCGCCTCGTGGCCATCGACCCCAAGAAGCCGCAGGAAAAGAACTGGAAAACTATTCTGCCTGAGTCGGAGAACACGCTGGAAGGCGTGAGCCAAGTAGGAGGGAAGCTGATTGCGAATTATCTCAAGGATGCTAGCTCGCTGGTGAAGGTGTACGACGAAAAAGGCAAGTTCCTGCACGACGTAGCGTTACCGGCCATCGGCACGGCCGCGGGTTTCGGCGGTCGGCACGATGCCAAGACGGTGTACTACGCCTTCACCTCGTTCACGTACCCAACCACCATCTACAAGTACGACCCAGCTTCGAACACCAGCACCGTATTTCGGGCTCCGAAAGTTGATGTGAACCCCGAAGACTACATAACCAATCAGGTATTCTTCGCCAGCAAAGACGGCACGAAGATTCCGATGTTCATTGTGCGGAAGAAAGGGGTGAAGCTGAATGGCCAAAACCCGACGTACCTCTATGCTTACGGTGGATTTAACGTGTCGCTCACGCCGGGCTTTAGCGTAGCGCGCATGCTGTGGCTAGAAAACGGCGGCATCCTAGCTATTCCGAACCTGCGCGGTGGGGGCGAGTACGGCGAAGAGTGGCACAAAGCCGGCATGACGCCTCATAAGCAAAACGTGTTCGATGACTTTATTGCCGCCGCTGAGTACCTCACGGTGCAGGAATATACGAACCCCAACCGCCTCGCTATTGCGGGTGGCTCCAACGGCGGCTTGCTCGTGGGCGCCATCATGACCCAGCGCCCCGACCTAGCCCACGTAGCTTTCCCGGCGGTAGGCGTGATGGATATGTTGCGTTACCAGAAGTTCACCATTGGCTGGAACTGGGCGCCCGAATACGGCACCTCCGACAACTACAATCAGTTTCAGAACCTCTACCGGTTCTCACCTTTGCACAATCTGAAAGCGGGCACGACTTACCCCGCCACCATGATTACGACCGCCGACCACGACGACCGTGTCGTGCCGGCGCACTCGTTTAAGTTTGCGGCCACGCTTCAGGAAAAGAACGCTGGGCCGTATCCGCAGCTCATCCGTGTAGATGTAAATGCGGGCCACGGTGCAGGCAAAAGCACGGCGCTCCAGATTCAGGAATGGGCCGATGTGTGGGCGTTTGCCTACTACAATATGGGGCTAACCCCCTATGAAAAGTAA